A segment of the Scophthalmus maximus strain ysfricsl-2021 chromosome 11, ASM2237912v1, whole genome shotgun sequence genome:
ATTTTATATGTTTGATATGggtatatgttatatattaagTAAGATGATCCACAGTTTAAATGTCAgtcaataacatttttattattttgtcaaaaccagtgagtAAAGTGTTCAGGACAAATGCTTTTACAGTTTATATATTACATGCgtgtatatgtgtttatgtgtatatatatatttgctttattGGACAGTTTTGTTTCTGATAGATTCAACTCAAGAAATCACATAATCATTTACTTAATTAAAAGTTGAATGTAATGTGTCTAAGTACAGAAAAGCAAGAAACAGTTTTCTGACACTAATCATGTTCATGGATGTTGGTATTGTTCGGTCATGATGAATATTACTTTTGCTATTCCACATCTAATAAGTGTTTGACTTTCCAAATACTTCTTTGTCTTGGTGCTGATTGGGAATAAGGTGATCATGATCTACACCAATGTCACAAGGATGAAAAGCTTCTTCATCCTTGGATTCGCTGGACTTTCACCACAATATTATGGACCTGTGTCGgctctgcttttttccctctaCCTATCCATTGCAATAGggaattttttcattttagcatttgttttctgtgagaagtCTCTTCAAAAACCAACATATCTGGTCTTTTGTCACCTGGCACTGAATGACTTAACGTTTGGCACTTTGACCCTCCCAAAGATCATATCAAAATACTGGTTTGGTGAcagctttatttcttttcatgctTGCTTTTCACAGATGTTCTTCGTCCACTATTTAGGATCAGTAACTTCTTTCATGTTGTTGGTAATGGCTCTTGATCGATTTATTGCAATATGTATTCCACTGCGTTATCCTGTCCTGATCACAAACAACACCATATCTGTGCTCTGTGGCGTTGCTTGGTTCATACCTCTTCCTTTAATGGTTGGTGTTGTACTCCATGCCCTTACTTTACCTTACTGTAAATCCAATATTATCGCTCAATGCTACTGTGACCACATATCTATAACAAGTCAAGCATGTGGTAAAGATGTTATAGTTGTACAGGTCACTTCTCTCTGTATGGCCATGTTTTGTCTGTTGCTCCCTCTTGCATTCATCCTGTGTTCTTACATTACCATCATTGTGatcattatgaaaatgtcaaatgctgCTGGCCGCAAGAAAACCTTATCAACGTGCACCCCGCAAATATTTATCACATGTCTTTTTTACCTCCCcagatgttttgtttatgtAGCTAATACTGTTGGATTTTCTTTCAGTTTCGATGTTCGCATTTTGTTGATATTGCTGTACAgtctttttcctgctgctgttaatccaataatatattgttttaagaCTCAGGATATCAAGCAGACTTTGCTaaagaaactgaaaacaacaaaaattagAGTAGAGATAAAAATATCAGTCATATAACAGAGTGATGAGATTGCCATCATACCTCAGCCACCATTTCTAAATGGTTGGTTTGCAAGGAATTTCACTAAATAGGAGGTCCCTTGAGACTACCCCTGAATTATTACTTATAGTtttattactgtaaataaagtGTGATTAAATCAAAGTGCTTATCCGTGTGATTCAagtccacttttcttttcttgactcATGAAATGACAGTGGAAAGGATTTCATTTAAAGTAATCAGGAAACCAATACTGCACATTTCAAAGGGGTCAAATAAAGATGATAGACCGACTCATAAAGGTAAAATCATGaggtttttaaaacacattttgtgattCGGTTGAAAAATTATTGATTCGTCACTTAAatgcaaatgaagaaaacataatTGTTAAGTGGGTAGTATAATGGTCTTTTATCTTATCTCCTTTTAGTTTTTCGACGGAACGGTTTAACACTTAAATCATTGGATTTTGTTTAAATCCTAAATATAATGGGATTTTGCATCGCTTCCattaaaacttttaaataaCTAAGCTGTCTTTTGCTTTGTCATATTATAAATTGCTCAGTAGCTGACTAGTAACTAGTGGAGCACTTTGGGGATCACAGCCCTTTGGGATCTGCCTTTTTACATACGGATATACTGTAGCAGCAGACAAGATGCTCAGCACATATTAGGCGGCATCACAGTGAGATGTTGTAGGGAGCTCATGGAAGCAGAAGTttagcaaaatgaaaaaaactaaagatttGAAGTAGTTTGAAATAGTAAACTTATTGTCAACATTCCTGCTTTActtagtattttttatttataatattataattttttgtaacCTCTCTATTtgaattgttctttttattgCGAATATGTTTGACACTAACGTTACAAGGATACAAGATTTCTTCATCATTGGATTTCCTGGACTTTCATCTGAGCTTCATAAACCTGTGTCAGGACTactttttgtgcttttcctgGCTATAGCtggaggaaatgttttcattttagtgTTTGTTAAATATGAAAGGTCGCTTCACAAACCCACATATCTGATCTTTTGCCACCTTGCATTAACTGACTTAGGGTTTGGGACTGCTACTCTGCCAAAGATCATCTCAAAATATTGGTTGGATGACagcattatttcattttacggTTGCTTTGTACAAATGTACTTTGTTCATTTCTTAGCAACAGCTCATTCTTTCATCCTGATGGTGATGGCTCTTGATCGTTTCATTGCAGTCTTTGCCCCACTGCGTTACGCATCTCTTTTCACAAACACCACAGTGTCTGTGCTTTGTGGAGTATCATGGTTTATGCCAGCATCATGGATGATTGGTATTGTTTTTGATGCACTTATTTTGCCGTTTTGCAATTCAAACATAATTATACAGTGCTATTGTGACCATACTGCAATAACAGCGCTTGGATGCGAGAACGTAAGAGAAGTTCAGGTTACTGCGTTAGGTCTTGCCATGTTCAGTTTGATGGTGCCTCTGGGTTTTATTGTATtctcatattttttcatcataGTTGCTGTTATGCGTATTTCCAGCTCGGAGGGCCGCACTAAGTCACTGTCCACCTGCATGCCACAGCTCATCATAACGTTTCTGTTTTATATGCCAAGGTGCTTTGTGTATCTGGCAAATAATGTCGGATTCACTTTCAGTGTTCCAGTTCGCATTGTGGTTGTAATGCTGTACAGTCTTTTACCCGCTGCTTTCAACCCAATCAtatactgtttcaaaaccaaGGATATCAAAGaaaacttgaaaaagaaattattCATTAGGAGAATTAACATTAGCACAAaaacgtgaaaaaaaattacaatacagCAATGTGCAATTCAGGATATCAAGTTATGTGCTAACCCTGCTTTAAATGTGCAACATCCCTATGAGCTTTAGAACAATGTTAAGATTAAAGGTGATGCATGGACACGCTCCTGATTACAGTTTATAATGAACAACAAAACACCCTGAGACCCTCAAGCAGGGGGTCGCGCAAGTAGGGGTGAGTAAGGTCCCAAATCAAAAGTATCTCTGTtccataaacatatatataccaTCCTAACTGTAATTTGTGCTTTGTTACCTCTGACAAGGAGGTTAcgtgattggtttggtttgtcagcttatctgtttgactgtttgcaggattattaaaaaatgtgaggaCTGAGAACATTTAGGCCTTGGACATGGTGAGGCCTTGGACATGGTGACAGGtgatttcatttgcatgtttctctcttgcagacacacacacctgaatcCTAAACTCCAGCACACTACAAAACGTTAGTGCTCATGTACATTTTGCTCTGACAAGTTCAGATTTCTTAAGCATTTTCacaattgtattgtattgttttctttgtgaggTTAATTCTGTACCTGAAATGAATTGTCACAGTTTGTTTGCTTgtcatcaaaaataaatcagttgaTCATATTCTAAGAGgtattaaaaatacatgcatGGTCAAACGAGCAGTATGGAAATGTTCACTTTTAGatgaagtgaggaaaaaaagacatcgcTCATCCATtgtgtgatgtggtcatattttcactccactggcttcctgtctctttcaggattgattacaaaatctccctactcacctatcagtgcatccatggcaatgcctCTCCCTACCTGAAAGACCTAGTCTCACCACAaaacctcctcacccaacctccgctccggaaacaaaaccttcacccttcacccctccaggaccaggctgcgcgCCATGGGGATCGAGCCTTgtgctcagccgctcctcgcctCTGGaaattttttgtactttttcttccaccgatgttttttctttttaaaccttctttcatcttgtttctactctgtagcactttcagattgcttttagcaatgaaaagtactctatgaatgaaatgtattattattattattattattattattattattgtcagaCTTGGTTGAGGTGCTGTAGGTTAAATAGTTCAAACTTAATGACAAAGAAAGCATCCGCACACTCAAATCCGTTTAATTGCAAAGTGACTGACTGAAGCAAGCACAGGCGGCGCCAGGGAGGGCTTGGGGGTGCTGAAGCTACCCCGTAGGATTAGTCGTGGGAGTTCACAGTTGAAAAGTAAATGAGGAATTTCATCGTGAGAAGTCTGTAACTTTGCAATATACATAACTTCTGCATTGGTTGAACTTGATTTAGACAATCCACGTAGGCACACAACAGTGAGATCCCTGCACAAGCACTTGATCAAAGGATAGATTACCAAAACAGGCAgagtgaggacgaggaggaggaggaagaggaagaggaggaggaggagggagccccgctcaccttctccttctctcattcGCACACTTCAAACCCCATATGGCCACGTGCTTTAAcggccaggcttggctcgtaacactgccCTGAGTTTGTAAattttgaaagagtgacaagtacaagatagaaggtagcgttgaccacctgctcactggctaccatgcaTTCTGTTGTTTAGTTAGTGTCCTATTCTAGTGGTGGTCTCAAGGGTGTGATTAAcgtctgcatgtgtgagtgtaggCCCCTGTGTATTTGGACCTTAGGGAATTTTCATCTCAGCAGACTTTATAGTTGTGTTATTATTaacatattgttcattttgtggTTAAAGGACCTAATCGGTTAACAAATAATACATTGTCATTCTGATGACCTTGGTTACTGGCATAGAACACCCCTGAGCTCCTGTCTCCATAAGCTACATAAATATTATTCATACACAACTTAATGtcaaaaatgacaacatgatCAATTTCTTTGTTCTTCACCAACCTCCCATTAGTTGGCGATGGTAACACAATTTCTTCCCCCAGAGGTGACCATGGCAGAATCTTGTTTAAGGGTGATTCCTTGTGACAAATTTGTCGATGGAACGAGTTTCCTTCTTGCTTGGTCCACCTTGGTGAAGGTTCTTTCAGAGGGAAGTATGACAAACCCCTCAATGATGTTCACTGCATCATCTGTTTTGGTCCATGTGCTACCGTTTCAAAGTGCATCTGTGAGTTCCAGTGATTTCAATTTGACCATgctgtcttctgtctgtgtccagCAAAACTGGATTCATTGTCACTGCCTGTAAAAGCATGCAACATTAGAAGGGCAGATGACATCTTTGGTCCGGGGCTCACAGCTATTTGACATTGCTGAATGCTCACATGCAGCTGGTAGTTGACTTATGGTTAACACAGCCAGACCACAAGATCAATGTCAACAGTTCGAATGAGTATCTGGTAGTCAAATGCCATCTGCCTATCAGCTTCTTCGTGGCTGTATGGGGGCCAGGATGTGGAGATCCTGCAGTAGCTGTGTGCTGTAGCTGTGTGCTTTCAACTTGAAAAAAGTTCTGCCAGTTTCCTTTCCAAGCTCGGCTCCTGCTGTGCATGCAGGGACTCGTCCCTGTAAGTAAGTAACACATGACACGTGCAGCTGAGATGAGATAATGTATATGGGCTGAATATCTGCTGGGCATATTCATCAAATGTCTTGGCCcctggtgacatcatcatctgaATGATGACATGTCCATGAGGTAGAATCAGGAACCATGGCCCAAGTCAGACGCGCTTCTGGCCATGGTTGGTTCTCTTACTCAACAAAGTCTCCAGGGCATCattgtattcgtattttatcCACCAAGAACAGCTTTTCCTGGCATTGCTTCAATATCTACAGAAACTGGATTactaatatttagtttattgatATAAATAATCTCTTAATTACCTACTTTCAGAACTAATCAAACTCCTACTACGAAAATGTAAAGCCAGAAGTCTTTACATTTCGTGTTTACTTGCCTTATACCTTGTTAAACACATGCTGTGCTGAGGGAGCGCTATTAAACACTGGGGGATTAACACTCCTTCCTCAGTATCAATTTAGATGCATGTTGGGATTTTGTTGAAATGAGGTTGATTACCCACGTGGGATTTAATCCTTTACCATTATTTCATTAATGATTCTTCTAATTAGATATCATGAGGTGAATGTTTGTTgctgttcatatacagtatttccccTATTTAATGTTAATCACTACATTAATTATAGTACAAAAGGTAAATATactatgaaataataaaatacacaaaaacaaagttgagAGACgtttttgtcaattcggctgttccaccatctgccatcTCCATCACTTGGGAAAGATACTGGGAGAAGGCTGCTCTGCTTCTTGGAATGGAATCCAAGCAGGGCCATAGGGGACCGATATAAGCTCGGATGGGTTCGTTTTTCTATTTGCCATCACACTGTGAAATCAGTTTTGACATCATATTGATATATACATCAAGTTTGGGTCAAAACGTTTTTTGTATTTACGCTTTTAGGGACAAATTATGGATTCTTTCTGACTGATGACTAAACTGCCATTAGTGTGCTTAGAGAGGTAGGTTGGTTGATTGTTAGTGATCCACAGAGAATAAAAAGGATATGTCatcaatcctttttttattctaacaCAACTAAGACATGCTCTGAGAATTCATAAATAGGTGAATCAGCTAATGAGTGAGCAGAGTCTTCCGCAGTACTGTTTGAGAAAggtaatattattttctgtagcCGCCTAAAGCCTTACTCACTCATCATTGGTTTCAAGAATTCAAAGGTACATTTTGTCACACAAATGGGGAATGCATAGTGACATGCAATGGAGTGTATATTTTAAAGCTGTGCTAAAAGACAAATTCAAAGAATAAGAAAAGCTAATTTAATTCTATTAGGATATTAAAGTTTATACCTAATGTGTTATACATGTGCTAccatttttctccttcattgTGTTAAGGGATTTTCTGCTCCATCATGCCAGAGGGAAATCGCAGCATTGTGACAGAATTTGTCCTCACTGGATTCCCTGGACTTCATCCAGAGTACCAAGGTCTTGCCtcagcagtgttgtttttggtttattCCTTAACTCTGATAGGCAATGCTTCAATTATTATCTTATTTGCAACTGACAGCTGCCTTCACAAGACAATGTATTATATCGTTCTGAATCTCTGCGCTTGTGACATTCTCTTTAGCACAACTACTTTACCGAAGATCATCAGTAAGTATTGGTTTCAGTCGGGGGCCATGTCGTTCACTGCCTGTTTTGTCCAAATGTACTTTGTTCACTATTTTGGCACAGTGAATTCTTATATTCTTTTCCTGATGGCTTTAGATAGGTACTTGGCCATCTGCCATCCTCTCAGATATTCGCTTGTACTTAAAAAGTCCACTATCCTCATCCTCAGTATTACTGCATGGATTGTTGCCAGTGCAAGCCCTTTAATGTTAGTTATTAGGGCATATCCTCTTCCTTACTGTGCCTCAAACATAATCAATCACTGTTACTGTGATCATATCGGTATAACAATGCTAGCATGCACTGACCGAGCCCCTTATGGAATTCCTGCTTTTGTGTTGGCAATGGTTGTGTTACTTGGGCCTCTGGCatttatcattttctcatattgCAGCATAATTATAGCAGTTCTTAAGATCGCAAATGTACAAGGTCGCGTAAAATCTCTGTCCACTTGTAGTACTCAACTGATTATAATCTTACTTTATTATTTACCCAGATGTTTGGTATATTTAGCTAGCAATGTTGGCATTACATTTAATGCTGATATGAGAATCCTAACTATCATGCTGTATAGCCTTTCCCCCCCCATGATCAATCCACTTATATATTGCTTACGAGCTAAAGACATGAGAGAAAGCTTGCGGAAAAAATTCAACAAAGGGACCTTTTCACAAAAAGCACAAGTTTCAGCTATTAATGACTGACAAACCAATGCATTATtcaatgtttctctttttttcaattagaGGTCTCAATCTGATAgagctgaatttttttcttaaaacatatTGATCAGGGACAAATTGAAAGCTAAAGCTTTTTTTCAAGATCCtaaaagggaaagagacaatTTTTAACTCTCtattaaaatgcattaaatgAAAGCCATatgatttatttccttttgacCTCAAGTGAAAACATGCATTTCTCCTactaatacacaaaataaacaatgtccCTCTGTCAAATAAGTAATTGTTATGAAGTGTCAACTCAATTAGGCCATTGTCTGTTt
Coding sequences within it:
- the LOC118299532 gene encoding olfactory receptor 2AT4-like produces the protein MIYTNVTRMKSFFILGFAGLSPQYYGPVSALLFSLYLSIAIGNFFILAFVFCEKSLQKPTYLVFCHLALNDLTFGTLTLPKIISKYWFGDSFISFHACFSQMFFVHYLGSVTSFMLLVMALDRFIAICIPLRYPVLITNNTISVLCGVAWFIPLPLMVGVVLHALTLPYCKSNIIAQCYCDHISITSQACGKDVIVVQVTSLCMAMFCLLLPLAFILCSYITIIVIIMKMSNAAGRKKTLSTCTPQIFITCLFYLPRCFVYVANTVGFSFSFDVRILLILLYSLFPAAVNPIIYCFKTQDIKQTLLKKLKTTKIRVEIKISVI
- the LOC118299530 gene encoding olfactory receptor 2AT4-like translates to MPEGNRSIVTEFVLTGFPGLHPEYQGLASAVLFLVYSLTLIGNASIIILFATDSCLHKTMYYIVLNLCACDILFSTTTLPKIISKYWFQSGAMSFTACFVQMYFVHYFGTVNSYILFLMALDRYLAICHPLRYSLVLKKSTILILSITAWIVASASPLMLVIRAYPLPYCASNIINHCYCDHIGITMLACTDRAPYGIPAFVLAMVVLLGPLAFIIFSYCSIIIAVLKIANVQGRVKSLSTCSTQLIIILLYYLPRCLVYLASNVGITFNADMRILTIMLYSLSPPMINPLIYCLRAKDMRESLRKKFNKGTFSQKAQVSAIND
- the LOC124850785 gene encoding olfactory receptor 52E4-like, producing the protein MFDTNVTRIQDFFIIGFPGLSSELHKPVSGLLFVLFLAIAGGNVFILVFVKYERSLHKPTYLIFCHLALTDLGFGTATLPKIISKYWLDDSIISFYGCFVQMYFVHFLATAHSFILMVMALDRFIAVFAPLRYASLFTNTTVSVLCGVSWFMPASWMIGIVFDALILPFCNSNIIIQCYCDHTAITALGCENVREVQVTALGLAMFSLMVPLGFIVFSYFFIIVAVMRISSSEGRTKSLSTCMPQLIITFLFYMPRCFVYLANNVGFTFSVPVRIVVVMLYSLLPAAFNPIIYCFKTKDIKENLKKKLFIRRINISTKT